Part of the Paenibacillus aurantius genome, CGCTTTGCTTATGGCCATCCCAGCTCCTATGTTCTGGAGAACAGCTCGCCAGATCCATTTGAAGGGACCTGGGAACTGAAGGGAACATATGATAATGGAGACGGACTTACACCCCAACAGGGGTTGCTGAATACGCAAAGCTATGGACTGCCTACCGGCTTTGTCACCATCCATGGGCAGAGATACCTTACCTACACCAAATATTTCTATTTTATAGATCCAAAAACGGGAAAAGAGAGATTTGATGAATGTCCCACGATTGTCAAAATGAAAAACCCGTGGACATTGGAAGGCGAAGAGATTACGTTAGCCAGGCCGACATACGACTGGGAGAAGTATGTTGATAATGTTAATGAAGGCGCAGCCGTGGTGGAGCGAAACGGAAAAGCGTATTTTGCCTATTCCGCCAGCAGCTACACGAGTGATAACTATGCTATCGGCCTGTCTTGGGCCGATCTGGACCAAAGTGTGGAGAATGAAGCGGCATGGAATAAACATCCCGAACCGATCATGAAACGTTCGGATGAAAACAGTTCTTATTCGACAGGCTCGCCGTTATTCCTGAAATCCGAAGACGGGACAGAGGACTGGATTACATACCATGGCATACCCACACATAGTCAAGGCGGCAAGAACAGAGAGGTTCGCGCCCAGCGGATCAATTGGGACGACAATGACTTCATCAATCTGGGCATCCCTTCCAACCCCGGCACCGTGCTTAGCCGCCCCTCCGGGGAGGAGAAGAGCGAAATCTATGAAGCGGAATACGCGCAATTATCAGGGGCTGTAAGAGCAACCATGAACAGCATCTATGCCTCGTCCGGCCGATATGTCCGGTACAGCAATAGCAATGACAGCGACTATGTAGAGTTTACAGTCAACACTAATGCAGGGGGGATTTACTCGCTGGACTTCCGTTACAACAACAATACGACAGAACCGGTCAACATGACATTGGGCGTGAACCAGGAGGCTCCCACGGCGCTTGTATTTCCGTCTAATGCTGGACCGGAGAACAAGCTGAACTTCGACTTAAAAACCGTTCACAACATCCGGCTGAATGACGGCAGCAACATCGTACGTCTTTCCGGCAAAAGCGCTTTGGGGCTGGATGCAATCATTGCCAAGAAAAGTGTCTTGTATGAAGCGGAGAGCGCAGAGTTGTCCGGCGGCACGGGAATTGCTCAAGATCATACGGGATATAGCGGTTCAGGCTTTGTCAGAGGGTTCACGAAGCCGAACGCGGCGATCAGCTTTACAGTAAACGCTCCTCACGCGGGCAGCTATTCGGTCAAGCTGGCTTATGGAGCTGGGACCGGGGAAGATCGAACTTTGTCCATGTATGTGAATGGCACCAAGATCAAACAAGTCAATTTCTTCGGTCTGAAGAAATGGGACAAGTGGGCCGATAGATATGACAATGTATTCCTGAAGGAAGGAAGCAATGTCATCACCTATAAGCGTGACGGAGGCGATCCGGCGAATGTCAATCTGGACTATATCTCCGTTACCGAAGCGGCGACCTGGACGTATGAGGCGGAATCCGCCAAAACGACAGGTGGAGCGGATGCCAGGGTCGTTCAGGCTCAGCATGGAAATACGGGAATCGGTTATGTGAGTGGTCTTTCCCAATTGAACTCGTCCGTGGAATTCTCTGTGGATATCGAGTATGCGGCTTCCTACGATCTCAAGCTGCGGTACGCCACAGAACAGGGCGGCAAAACATTGTCGCTGGAGGTGAATGGCACGCCTGTGCAGGACATGGTCTTTCCCTACTCCGGAGGTGTCAAGGTGTGGAAGGAACAGATTGTAACCGTTCCCCTGAACAAAGGGAAAAACAGCATCACTTATAAGAATGCGGACGGAGATTCAGGTGTTATCCATATCGATCATATTCATCTGAATAAGCGCACACCCTGGAAATATCAGGCAGAAGCAGCAACCCTCTCAGGCACGGTGGGCATCGGAAGAGACCGTCTATGGTTTGAAGGCAACGGTTATGTCGGATTATTCCAGAAAAAAGGGGATTCTATCGGGTTTGAGGTGAATGTCCCCTATACAGCGGCCTACACGTCAACCTTGCGCTATTCGGGTGTACAATCGTCGAATCGAACCATGAGCATGTATGTGAACGGCAAACGGATCAAACAAGTTTCCTTGCCGCCGACAGAGAATTGGGATACCTGGACGGACGCGACCGAGACGGTCAATTTGGAAGCGGGGAAGAATAGTATTGAATTCCGCCGTGAGGAAGGGGATACCGGACAGCTCAATATAGACAGCCTGATCCTGGATAAATTCAGCGGAGGCTTCATCAGCACGAAGGCTAGGGAACTTACCCCCGAGAAGATGGTGAAAATCCAGCCGAAGCATAGCGGCAAGGCGCTGAGTGTGGCCGGTGAGAAGTTCAATCAAGGAGCAGCCGTTATCCAATATTCCAATGGCGATACCAATAGTCAATTGGTGCGATTCCTGGATCTGGGGACAGGTTATTACCGGATCCTAGTTATGCGTGGCGCACGCTTCCTCGATATCAAGCCTGATTCAGATAGTCAAGAACTTATTCTAAATCAGACCATTGAAGCTGCCCCCACTCCCTCCGATACGGAACAGTGGCGTCTGGAAAAGGATGGCGATTATTACAAAGTGATCAACAAAAGCAACGGAAAGGTGATTACGGTCAATGAAGCATCCAAAGGAAACAACGCTGTTCTGCGGTTGGCTGATGACGAGGGGAAAGACAACCAGCGGTTTAAGATTGAGCTGCGCAACCTTTATGACACTACATTCCACGCGGTGTCGGACATTACTGCTGTCCCGGCGGCAGTGCAGGCAGGACAGAAGCTGACCCTCTTCGGAACAGTCTCACCGGATTGGGCTACGCGCAAGAGCATCACCTGGAGCATCAAGGATGCCGGGCAAACAAGAGCCACCCTAGATGGGAATGTGCTGTCCGCGACAAGAGCGGGAACAGTCGTTGTCACCGCTACGATTGAAGAAGGAAGCGAGAACGGCGTGAACTACTCCAAGGACTTCACAATTACTGTCTCCAAGAAGGACGCGGATGTTAATCCTGAAAAGGCCACCTATGATCTCTATGTTCCCGGGGGTGTAAGCGCCAGCATCATATGGAATGAAGCCAAGTCTGTGACCGGGGTGGTATACGCAGCAACAGTAAAAGGTGTCGTTTACAATGGCACATTGGGAACGGATGGTTATACGGTCAGCGGAGATAAGTTGACCATCAAGCGCGAAACTATGGCCGCACTGGGGGTGAAGAGCGGTGATAAGGCGGACTTCTCTATCCTATTTAATCTTGGGAATCCGGCTGTGCTCAGTGTCAATGTGGTGGACAGCGTTGCTTTGACCAGCCATAGCATCACAGCGGCAACAGAGGGACACGGCACTGCTATCGCCGATGTATCATCGGCGGTCAAGGATACGGCGATTGCCGTTCCAGCAGATAAGAAGGGCGAATTTGGCAACTCATCAGGGCTGAATGGCGGTGCTTAGACAGTTCGTTTCGCGGGGGAATCCTTTGGCTTCTCCAGGTGAACAGGAACGCCATAGACAACAGGATGATATGATTCCAAGGAGGATTGCACATGGTCAAAAAAAAATTCAGACATTATCTGCTTTGTCTCGCAGTACTGCTGATGCTGCCGCAATGGAGCGGAGTGGCTGCGGCGGCAGAGCCGATGTCAGCTAAGCCGGATTCGGCGTCTGAGCAGGAGGGAAAGAATGTGTCGGATTTCTACAATGTCATCATGCAGACAGGAGCCGATCCCTGGGTTTACAAGCACACGGACGGCTATTACTACAACGCATTTGCCAACTCCAGCGGCATCATGATCCGAAGAGCGAAGACCATCACCGGCATTGAGGCGGGGGAGAGGAGCCTGGCCTGGACACCGGTTAAGGGCACCATGTACAGCTCCAATGTGTGGGCGCCGGAAATGCATTATCTCAAGGATACCGACGGCAAATCCAAATGGTTTATTTACTTTGCGGCTGACAACGGAACCAACGCAAATCACCGCATGTACGTGCTGGAGAACGCCAGTGAAAATCCGCTGACCGGCACCTGGGTGTTCAAAGGGAAGATTGCCGATTCTACCGACCGTTGGGCGATCGATGGCACGGTGCTGACTGTAAATGAGAAGCACTATTTCATCTGGTCCGGTTGGGAAGAAACGGACGGGAGCTTCCAGAATCTATATATTGCGCAGATGAGTGATCCGCGAACCATCAGCTCGGAACGGGTATTGCTCTCGACGTCTGAATATGATTGGGAATCGTCCCCGGCCAGAATCAACGAAGGCCCCGAGGTTACGATCAAGGGCGACACGATCAATCTGATCTATTCCGCAAACGGAAGCTGGACAGACAGTTACTGTCTTGGGGTCATTACGGCCAAGATCGGCGACGATTTGATGAATCCCGGCTCCTGGGTGAAAAAAGACAGGCCGATCTTCTCCAGCGCCAATGGCGTTTACGGCCCGGGCCACCACAGCATCGTCACGTCCCCTGACGGTTCAGAGGACTGGATCATCTACCATGCCGCCCGCTGGCCGGGATCGGGATGGACCCGTAAAGTCCACACGCAGAAGTTCACGTGGAACGCAGACAATACGCCGAATCTGGGGGAGCCGGCCGATCCGAACACACCGATTGAAAGGCCTTCGGGCGAGCCGCTGCGGAAGCGCTATGAAGCGGAAAACGGGCTGCTGGTGAAGGATCCGAGCGGTGAAACTTCTCCCGCTGTCCGGATGGAAAGCACCGCTTCCGGCGGAATGAAGATCGCCAACATCAAGAACGCCAAAGATTATGCCCAGTTTACCGTAAACGTGCCGGAGACGGGATTTTATATGCTGTCCGTGCGCAATGCCAACGGATCACCCAATGCGGCCGATGCCTCCCATATCTTGTCGGTCAACGGGAGCTCCGGCGCCAATTTGAACATTGTCTATTCCGGTACGAATCGTTGGGGGCTCTCCACGGCGAAAGTCTATCTAAGGGAAGGTAACAATATTCTCCGCTTCTCAAAGGGGAACAACCTTGCCGAAATTGACAGCCTGGATCTATTTAAGCTGGATGCATCGGAAATGTTATTCGATGCCCCGGGGTACACGTTGGGGCTCGGTGAAAGTCGCAGCTTGCCCCTGTATAACGTAACAGGCACTACCTATACCGCTGTTGACACAGGAGCCATCTTCAGTTCTTCCGATACGAAGGTTGCCGTTATTGACGGTGGGGTTAGGGTTAAGGCTGTAAGTGCGGGCAGTACCACAATCACCGGGACATATAACGGGAAAACGGCTACAGCCACGGTTACCGTTGCAGCGGAGCTTAAAGCGGTGCAGGCCGTTGCCATCGGCGGCTTGCCAAGCATCCTGACTATCGGGCAGAAAAGCGGACCATTGCAGGTAACCGCACGTTATAACAATTATGAGATGCAGAATGTGACAGCGGCTGCCCAGTATACCAGCAGCGATCCTGGGGTGGCCAGGGTGGAATCGGATTCTGTGACCCAATCGGTGTATGCGATTAAACCGGGCACAGCTCTTATTACAGCCGAATACAACGGAAAGAAAGCTGCGTTCAGCTTGACCGTTATTGCAGCTTCCGATGCGGTTCAGGTTGCTTCCGTAGAGAAGATTCCTTCCGGAGTGGCTCCTAGGCAGCCCGGCGTTGTTGATGTTGTCTACAACAGTCAGTCGAAGAAGGCAGAGATTGTCAGCTGGGAGCCGGAGGGACTTGACTTCAGCTCCCTGGGCACTGTTCAGGTGCCTGTCACACTAAAGCTAGATGGCCACGATTTTCCTTCCACCGTTGCCGTAAATGTTATTCCGGGATGGGGCCTCGATGAGATTGTGAATCAACTCCGCAGCAAGCTGGCGAATTTCTCCTATCCTTTGGGCGACGGGCTTGGCAACTATAGCCAATCCAAGTATGATGCGTTCGTGGCCGAAGTGAACAAGGCGGAAGAGATGGCTGTAAACGCCGATCTGAGCAAAGAGCAGTTTGACGAGGAGCTGGATAAGCTTGCTCAAGCGGAAGAAGCTTTATTAGGTTCGCTGAACAGCATTCAGAACGGCGTAATCTATAACGCTTACCGGGATTTCTCCGGCGATACGGTTGGCAAGTACCCTTATGGCATTACCACCGAGGATCTGACCAATGGCGCTACCGCCACGGTACAGGAAGAGGCCGGGAATAAATTCCTACGGCTGACCACAACCGCTACATCGGGCAAGGCAAACCTATTCCTGCCGTATGCAGGCGAGGTAAAGGCTGAGGCAGATCAGCGTATCGTCATCGAATACCGCGCCAGACTAAACACTAGCTTCCAATACGCCAATAGCGCCATGGTGCGAAATGACAGCGGCACAGGCAATTATTCCATGGTTACAGCCTTTGATACGGGGAAAATTATAGTCCAGAATGGACCATCCACCAAGGTCAAGGTCAAAGACTCTCAGTTAAATAAATGGTACAAAATCAAAATGGTGGCAAACTGGGACGCCAAGACTTATACCGTCTATATAGACGATGTTGAGGTGGCCACGGACTACAACTTCCGACACACAGGCGGCGACAAGCTGACAGCCCAGCGGTTCGGCATCGATGGCTATGCCAACGCCTCCATCGACTTTGACGATTTCAAAGCGATGGTTATCGGAGGACCGAAGGCTGCGCCCGAGGGGCTCAATCACACCGATGAAACAGCGGTTGGGGCCAACGATGGACGTATCACCGGGGTCAACCCCTCCATGGAGTGGTCCTCCGACAATGGCAGCACTTGGTTGAGGGTAGAAGGGGATACGATCGCCAATCTTTCTCCCGGGACTTATTGGGTTCGTTACTCTGAGACGGATACCCATAAAGCTAGTCCCCCTGTGGGTTTGACCATTGCAGTCTATACTCAGCATGTCATCGGGGTGAGCCTGAATCAGACCACTGCCCAACGGTATACCAACCATGGGGACTCGACTATCCAGCTTATCGCAAAGGTGGAACCCGCTGACGCAGCCAACAAAGCTGTGTTCTGGAGCAGCTCCAATCCGGCAGTAGCTACCGTGGATGGAAATGGGCTTGTGACGGTGCATGCCGCAGGTACAGCTGTTATTACGGTAACCACGGAAGACAGCGGTTACAGCGATACATGTACAGTAACCGTAAGCTTGTACACTGATTCGGAAAATCCGGGGACTCAGCCAGTCCATGTGACGGGTGTAAGCCTTAAGCAGACCACCGCCCAACGATATACCAACCATGGGGCTTCGACAGTCCAGCTTAACGCCAATGTGGCACCCGCTAACGCAGCCAACAAGACGGTGTCCTGGAGCAGTTCCAATCCGGCTGTAGCTACCGTGGATGGACATGGGCATGTAACCGTTCATGCCGCAGGTACAGCAGTTATTACTGTAACGACTAATGACGGCGGCTACACAGCTCCTTGTGTTGTTAGTGTGGGTGTATATCTAAAGGACAGCGGTAAAAGCGGCGTAGATATCCAAATTGGCGGCAGTAATCTCACTATCCCAACTACACCCTGAAGCTTCCATTACCCGGGAACAACTGATTACTGTTCTGCACCGTTACGCCGGACAGACTGCTGCAAGCAGCAGTGGCAGGAGCTTTGCGGACGCAGGCAAAACAAGGAGCCAAGCGGGAACATCCGCCCGGCTCCTTGTTTTTTGCTTTACGCTCCCGGCTTTAATGGTCCGATGAATCCGGGAAACTCCTGCTGATTGGAAGGAGAAACAAAAATCGCACAGAAAGACCTAAAGATTTTTAAGGCCCGGAATGGACGAACCGCGGTACATTATAAGCATCACATCCAACAAAAACTTTCAGTAGGAAAGAAGGGAAACCATGAAAACAACGCCTGCCGCCGTAGGAACGGATAGAGCACCGGCAGCGAAAGAGGCTTTTTACCAGACAAAGCGGTTTCGGCAGAATATTCCGCTATTTGTCATGCTTATACCGGGAGTGCTTTATTATCTGATATTCCGCTACTTGCCTATGGGCGGTCTTGTGATTGCTTTCAAGAACTACAATTTTCGCGATGGCATATGGTCAAGTCCGTGGGTCGGCTTGAAGTATTTCGAGATTCTATTCCAGTCCAACGTCACGCTGCAAATTATCTGGAATACCCTTAACCTGAGCGTACTGAGCCTGATCTTCGGGTTCCCTGCGCCGATTATTATTGCCATTGCCTTGAATGAGGTCCGGAAGAGCTGGCTGAAGCGCTGGATTCAAACCATTATTTATCTGCCTCATTTTTTGTCCTGGGTTATCGTTGCAGGCATTATCCTGACTCTGTTCTCCATTGACGGAGGCACCATCAACAAGCTGCTGGGCCAATGGGGGATGGAGCCTGTGCCTTTCCTGTACCGCTCGAACTCATGGATCGCCATCTTTATCGGCTCCGGCATGTGGAAGGAGATGGGCTTCAGCGCTATTATCTATCTCGCCGCTATCTCCGGCATTGACCCCAGTCTGTACGAATCCGCAGGGATGGACGGCGCAGGCAAGCTTAGGCAGATTTGGCATATCACCCTGCCAGGCATCCGTCCTACGATTATCCTGCTGCTGATTCTTGGAATGGGCCGTCTGATGGAGGTAGGATTTGACCAGGTTTACAATTTGCAGAATCCCACAGTCCTGCAGAAAGCGGAGGTCATCAGCACCTACGTGTACAAAGTGGGGCTGCAGCAGGCCCAGTTTGGCCTGACTACAGCCATGGGCTTGTTTGAATCCTTTGTCGGTCTGGTGCTTGTGCTGTCGGCTAATGCATTAGCCCGTAAATTCGATCAGGGCTTATTCTGAAGAAAGGAGGGAAATCCTCTTGAGGGAATCCACAGGCGGAAAAATTTTTGTAATCTTTATTCACGTGGTATTGATCATCATTTCACTCACCTGCATTCTGCCTTTCCTGCATCTGATTGCGCTGTCCATAAGCTCAGGGCATGCGGTTGACCTGGGTCAAGTCTGGTTCTGGCCGGTGGGGCTTGATTTCACCGTTTACATATACTTTTTTGAGAATACACCGGCCTTACGCGCCTTTACCAACAGCGTGATCATTACCTTATGCGGAACGGCCTTGAGCATGCTGGCCACGGTGCTGACGGCCTATCCCTTATCCCGCCGTTACCTCTACGCCCGCAAACCGATCACAACGGCCGCATTGTTCACCATGCTCTTCAGTGGAGGGATGATCCCTACATATCTGGTCATGAATAGCCTGCATTTGACCAATACTTACTGGTCCCTCTGGTTTGGCGGGCTGATCAGCACCTATAATATGCTGATTATGAAAAGCTATTTTGAGAGCATCCCGGGAGAAGTGGCGGAATCCGCCCAGATTGATGGCTGCGGCGAGGTCCAACTGCTCATGCGCATCATACTGCCCTTGTCTCTTCCCATGTTGGCTACGCTGACGTTATTCTACGGAGTGGGCTACTGGAACATGTTCATGAGCGTTATTCTTTACATCAATAAGACGAATTTGCAGAATCTTACTGTTATCGTTCAGGGGATGTTGCAAATTCAGGGGAACTTCAATATGTCGGCCATGGATATGATGCAGCAGCAGGAAATGGTATCCGAAAAGCTGAAAGCGGTTGGGGTTGTGGTTATGGTTGTGCCTATGCTGGTGGTATATCCGTTCCTGCAGAAATATTTTGTCAAAGGCATTATGCTTGGCTCTATCAAGGGTTAGCGGCAACAAGGAAATGTATCATAGATTGATGAGGGGGATTCCACATGTTTGGACAAACATTGGCACCAAAAATGAAGATTACGTTAGCGCTGGGACTGTCGGCGGTTATGGCAGCAGGGGCAGCTGGTTGCAGTCAAAAGGAAGAAGGGACAGAAGGGCAAGCTGAAGGAAAAGCCACAATTACCGTTTCCAACTATGACAGGGGCAATATTCCCGCAGCGGAGGGAACGGTTGAGGACAACCGTTGGACCAAGTGGATCAATGAGCATTCTCCCGTTACGGCCAAGTTTGTGCCGGTGGCCCGGGCAGAGGCAGTCAAGAAGCTGAATGTGTTGTTCGCATCGGGCAGTGCGCCGGATATTGTCAATGATTATGATACGGGGTTCCGGAATTCCCTGTACCAGCAGAAGCAATTGATGCCTCTGGACGATTACTTGCAATATGCCCCTGAATACCAGAAGCTGCTGGAGAAGTACCCCCAGCTTCGCAAAATAGGCACCAAGCCGGACGGCAAGCTTTACGAAATTGGTAAAATTAATGAGCCCCATCTGCAGAGTGTAGCCTTTATCCGGATGGATTGGCTGAAAAAGCTGAAGCTTGAGGTTCCGAAGACCACCGACGAATTGCTTGTCGTTCTGAAAGCATTCGTTGAGCAGGACCCTGACGGCAACGGGAAGAAGGATACTTATGGAACCAATATGAGCTACACCTCGGACGGCATGGTGGATTCCATGTTCGGCTCGTACGGCTGGAAAATCTCCAATGATGACAAAATTATCAGAACTTGGGATAATACGCTGGAGTCTCTTAAGTTCAAGAAAAGGTTATTTGAGGAAGGGCTTATCGATAAGGATTACCTGGCGGACAAGAATGGAGCCAAAGCCAAGCAGGATTATCTGAACGGAAAAATAGGCGTTTATCTTCCTCCTGTTGTCAGCAACTGGTTTGAGAGTACGGTAACGGACGTCAAAACGCTCCGCAAGATTGTTCCGGAGGCGGAGATTGCGCCAATGGCGCAGCCCAAGTCTTCCATGGGGCAATTCGTTCACCATGTGGTCAATCCGGTTCAAATGACCACGGTGATCAATGCCGCGGCCAAAAATCCCAAGGCTGCTATGGAATATATTAACTTCATCATCAAGCCGGAGAACAGTCTGATTCTGAAAAAAGGTATGGAAGGAGAGCATTGGAAAAAAGGTGCGGACGGTTTTCCCAAGGTCATTGATCCTGCGAAGAATGCCAAGGAACTGGATTGGGCCATGGACTACTCCATGTTTTACTCGATCCCAGAGAATCCGCTTCTGATTTCCACCACTGCGTTCGACATGAGTGATCCTGACCAGAAGGCTGGTCTGGACATGTTGAAGAAAGCCGACGAGTTTCTGCTTAATCCCGAGGCCCAGTATCCCGCGCTGAGTCACTATGAGCATATGCCTACCCTGTCGAGCGAGTTGGTAGTGATCAATACCAATATCGACAAGGAAATGAAGGACATCTATACCAAAGGCATTATCGGCGGGGCCCCATATACCCCTGAGCAGGCCATTGTAGATGCCAAAGCTGCCTGGGAGAGAGGCGGCGGCAAACAGATAGAAGAATTCATGAATACCTGGTATAAAGAAAATAAGGGCAGAGCCTTCCTAGGTAAGGATATCCTGGAGTTGGTCCGCTCCCAACACAAGTAAGGGCTGAAGGGCCTGGAATAGGATAAATGCGGACTTGGTTCGGCAAAGGCCGGGCCAAGTTTGCTTTCGGAACATTTTATATGAGGAGGAGTATAGGAATCATGACAAATGAAATGCTGCTTCAAAAAATCGGACTAGTAGTGGACAAGCTTATGAATCTGGGCGGCAGCGACTATGAAAAGGATAAAACCGTGGTCCAGGCCGATACAAGAAAAGGAATTGTCCAGCGGGATTTCGGAATTGAAGAATGGGACTGGCCCCAGGGCATCGGTCTTTATGGTCTGTACAAGCTGCAGGAGTATTACAGCGATCACCGCTATATAAAGTTTTTTCAGAACTGGTATTCCCGCAATTTTGAGGTTGGTCTGCCGTCAAAAAACATTAATACGACCGCCCCTTATCTGGCTCTGGTTCTGCTCCTAGATCAGCTTGAGCCTTCCAACCAGCTGGAACAGTTATGCCGGGATCACGCGGACTGGCTCGTTCATGAGCTGCCCAAGACCAAGGAAGGCGGCTTCCAGCATACAGTCACTGCCATTGGCAACCGGGATGGAATCCACTTGCACAATGGGCAGTTATGGATTGATACGCTCTTTATGGCGGTTCTGTTTCTGAACCAGGCCGGGCGCAAGTTCAATCGGCCGGAGTGGGAGCAAGAAGCAGTACACCAGATTTTGCTCCATATCAAGTACTTGTTCGACAAACATACCGGACTGTTCTTCCACGGCTGGAGCTTCGAGCGCAATGATAATTTTGGCAGCATCTTCTGGTGCCGCGGCAATTCCTGGTTCACCTACGGCCTCGTCGATTACCTGGAAACTTGCCAGGATACGATGAACCCGGGTGTCCGTCAATTTCTGGTCGATACGTATAAGGCTCAGGT contains:
- a CDS encoding CBM35 domain-containing protein, encoding MRRIGLVSVSLAVLLVMMLTHIAYADVSSHYLNPLMKGADPTIERQDDGYYYSAAGDGNVVLKQHETILGVSTAKSKEVWKLPENLEFIWGPDAHRIDGKWYIYFASGPKISDKAGRFAYGHPSSYVLENSSPDPFEGTWELKGTYDNGDGLTPQQGLLNTQSYGLPTGFVTIHGQRYLTYTKYFYFIDPKTGKERFDECPTIVKMKNPWTLEGEEITLARPTYDWEKYVDNVNEGAAVVERNGKAYFAYSASSYTSDNYAIGLSWADLDQSVENEAAWNKHPEPIMKRSDENSSYSTGSPLFLKSEDGTEDWITYHGIPTHSQGGKNREVRAQRINWDDNDFINLGIPSNPGTVLSRPSGEEKSEIYEAEYAQLSGAVRATMNSIYASSGRYVRYSNSNDSDYVEFTVNTNAGGIYSLDFRYNNNTTEPVNMTLGVNQEAPTALVFPSNAGPENKLNFDLKTVHNIRLNDGSNIVRLSGKSALGLDAIIAKKSVLYEAESAELSGGTGIAQDHTGYSGSGFVRGFTKPNAAISFTVNAPHAGSYSVKLAYGAGTGEDRTLSMYVNGTKIKQVNFFGLKKWDKWADRYDNVFLKEGSNVITYKRDGGDPANVNLDYISVTEAATWTYEAESAKTTGGADARVVQAQHGNTGIGYVSGLSQLNSSVEFSVDIEYAASYDLKLRYATEQGGKTLSLEVNGTPVQDMVFPYSGGVKVWKEQIVTVPLNKGKNSITYKNADGDSGVIHIDHIHLNKRTPWKYQAEAATLSGTVGIGRDRLWFEGNGYVGLFQKKGDSIGFEVNVPYTAAYTSTLRYSGVQSSNRTMSMYVNGKRIKQVSLPPTENWDTWTDATETVNLEAGKNSIEFRREEGDTGQLNIDSLILDKFSGGFISTKARELTPEKMVKIQPKHSGKALSVAGEKFNQGAAVIQYSNGDTNSQLVRFLDLGTGYYRILVMRGARFLDIKPDSDSQELILNQTIEAAPTPSDTEQWRLEKDGDYYKVINKSNGKVITVNEASKGNNAVLRLADDEGKDNQRFKIELRNLYDTTFHAVSDITAVPAAVQAGQKLTLFGTVSPDWATRKSITWSIKDAGQTRATLDGNVLSATRAGTVVVTATIEEGSENGVNYSKDFTITVSKKDADVNPEKATYDLYVPGGVSASIIWNEAKSVTGVVYAATVKGVVYNGTLGTDGYTVSGDKLTIKRETMAALGVKSGDKADFSILFNLGNPAVLSVNVVDSVALTSHSITAATEGHGTAIADVSSAVKDTAIAVPADKKGEFGNSSGLNGGA
- a CDS encoding family 43 glycosylhydrolase, whose product is MVKKKFRHYLLCLAVLLMLPQWSGVAAAAEPMSAKPDSASEQEGKNVSDFYNVIMQTGADPWVYKHTDGYYYNAFANSSGIMIRRAKTITGIEAGERSLAWTPVKGTMYSSNVWAPEMHYLKDTDGKSKWFIYFAADNGTNANHRMYVLENASENPLTGTWVFKGKIADSTDRWAIDGTVLTVNEKHYFIWSGWEETDGSFQNLYIAQMSDPRTISSERVLLSTSEYDWESSPARINEGPEVTIKGDTINLIYSANGSWTDSYCLGVITAKIGDDLMNPGSWVKKDRPIFSSANGVYGPGHHSIVTSPDGSEDWIIYHAARWPGSGWTRKVHTQKFTWNADNTPNLGEPADPNTPIERPSGEPLRKRYEAENGLLVKDPSGETSPAVRMESTASGGMKIANIKNAKDYAQFTVNVPETGFYMLSVRNANGSPNAADASHILSVNGSSGANLNIVYSGTNRWGLSTAKVYLREGNNILRFSKGNNLAEIDSLDLFKLDASEMLFDAPGYTLGLGESRSLPLYNVTGTTYTAVDTGAIFSSSDTKVAVIDGGVRVKAVSAGSTTITGTYNGKTATATVTVAAELKAVQAVAIGGLPSILTIGQKSGPLQVTARYNNYEMQNVTAAAQYTSSDPGVARVESDSVTQSVYAIKPGTALITAEYNGKKAAFSLTVIAASDAVQVASVEKIPSGVAPRQPGVVDVVYNSQSKKAEIVSWEPEGLDFSSLGTVQVPVTLKLDGHDFPSTVAVNVIPGWGLDEIVNQLRSKLANFSYPLGDGLGNYSQSKYDAFVAEVNKAEEMAVNADLSKEQFDEELDKLAQAEEALLGSLNSIQNGVIYNAYRDFSGDTVGKYPYGITTEDLTNGATATVQEEAGNKFLRLTTTATSGKANLFLPYAGEVKAEADQRIVIEYRARLNTSFQYANSAMVRNDSGTGNYSMVTAFDTGKIIVQNGPSTKVKVKDSQLNKWYKIKMVANWDAKTYTVYIDDVEVATDYNFRHTGGDKLTAQRFGIDGYANASIDFDDFKAMVIGGPKAAPEGLNHTDETAVGANDGRITGVNPSMEWSSDNGSTWLRVEGDTIANLSPGTYWVRYSETDTHKASPPVGLTIAVYTQHVIGVSLNQTTAQRYTNHGDSTIQLIAKVEPADAANKAVFWSSSNPAVATVDGNGLVTVHAAGTAVITVTTEDSGYSDTCTVTVSLYTDSENPGTQPVHVTGVSLKQTTAQRYTNHGASTVQLNANVAPANAANKTVSWSSSNPAVATVDGHGHVTVHAAGTAVITVTTNDGGYTAPCVVSVGVYLKDSGKSGVDIQIGGSNLTIPTTP
- a CDS encoding ABC transporter permease, whose translation is MKTTPAAVGTDRAPAAKEAFYQTKRFRQNIPLFVMLIPGVLYYLIFRYLPMGGLVIAFKNYNFRDGIWSSPWVGLKYFEILFQSNVTLQIIWNTLNLSVLSLIFGFPAPIIIAIALNEVRKSWLKRWIQTIIYLPHFLSWVIVAGIILTLFSIDGGTINKLLGQWGMEPVPFLYRSNSWIAIFIGSGMWKEMGFSAIIYLAAISGIDPSLYESAGMDGAGKLRQIWHITLPGIRPTIILLLILGMGRLMEVGFDQVYNLQNPTVLQKAEVISTYVYKVGLQQAQFGLTTAMGLFESFVGLVLVLSANALARKFDQGLF
- a CDS encoding carbohydrate ABC transporter permease, with the protein product MRESTGGKIFVIFIHVVLIIISLTCILPFLHLIALSISSGHAVDLGQVWFWPVGLDFTVYIYFFENTPALRAFTNSVIITLCGTALSMLATVLTAYPLSRRYLYARKPITTAALFTMLFSGGMIPTYLVMNSLHLTNTYWSLWFGGLISTYNMLIMKSYFESIPGEVAESAQIDGCGEVQLLMRIILPLSLPMLATLTLFYGVGYWNMFMSVILYINKTNLQNLTVIVQGMLQIQGNFNMSAMDMMQQQEMVSEKLKAVGVVVMVVPMLVVYPFLQKYFVKGIMLGSIKG